From the genome of Candidatus Neomarinimicrobiota bacterium, one region includes:
- the rpsR gene encoding 30S ribosomal protein S18, which yields MAFVSRRKVCKFCENQIRKIDYKDVRTLRRFITEQGKIIPRRITGVCARHQRQLTRAIKRARNIALIHYTLDVTQS from the coding sequence ATGGCTTTTGTAAGCCGGCGGAAGGTCTGCAAATTTTGCGAGAATCAAATCCGGAAGATTGATTACAAGGATGTCCGGACCTTGCGGCGATTCATCACCGAACAGGGTAAGATCATTCCCCGCCGGATAACGGGTGTTTGTGCTCGCCACCAGCGGCAGTTGACCCGTGCTATCAAGCGGGCCAGGAATATCGCCTTGATTCACTATACGCTTGATGTCACCCAGTCCTAG
- the rplI gene encoding 50S ribosomal protein L9 produces the protein MEIILMQDVDSLGTAGQVVQVSAGYARNYLFPKRLALLATPANLKKVAEETRLGEIRVARQRAEMAKVAEKLRKVAVTATVKVGEDEKVFGSVTSQTIADLLAGKGYEFDRRDINLEEPLRSLGQYDVEVKLGHGITSTVKVWVVRE, from the coding sequence ATGGAAATCATTCTGATGCAGGATGTTGACAGCCTTGGAACGGCCGGACAGGTAGTGCAGGTTAGTGCCGGATATGCCCGGAATTACCTTTTCCCCAAGCGTCTGGCCCTGCTAGCTACGCCAGCTAACCTTAAGAAGGTAGCGGAGGAGACGCGGTTGGGCGAAATCCGGGTTGCCCGACAGCGAGCGGAGATGGCCAAGGTGGCCGAAAAGCTAAGGAAGGTCGCCGTTACCGCAACGGTCAAGGTTGGAGAAGACGAGAAGGTATTCGGTTCGGTCACTTCGCAGACCATTGCCGACCTCCTCGCCGGGAAGGGCTATGAGTTTGACCGAAGGGACATCAACCTGGAGGAACCACTCAGGTCCCTGGGGCAGTACGATGTGGAAGTGAAGCTAGGTCATGGGATTACCAGCACCGTGAAGGTGTGGGTAGTACGGGAGTAG
- a CDS encoding single-stranded DNA-binding protein yields MPDLNLVLLAGNLTNDPKYSETKNGTPVVNFYMASNKRFKDRNGIIKEDVCFVGVVAWDNLAVSCRDNLQKGSSVLVTGELQSRKLFSEDGSGRNVVEIKAKKIQFLDAHRVMVDSFEVEPEEASTRNPDLDEET; encoded by the coding sequence ATGCCTGATCTGAACCTAGTACTGCTGGCGGGGAACTTGACCAATGATCCCAAGTACTCCGAGACCAAGAATGGTACGCCAGTGGTCAACTTTTACATGGCCTCCAACAAGCGATTCAAGGATCGCAACGGCATTATCAAGGAGGACGTCTGTTTCGTCGGTGTGGTGGCGTGGGATAATCTAGCTGTCAGTTGCCGGGACAATCTCCAGAAGGGCAGCAGTGTGTTGGTAACAGGAGAATTGCAGAGCCGCAAATTGTTCTCGGAGGATGGTTCCGGGCGCAATGTGGTCGAAATCAAGGCGAAGAAGATTCAATTCCTGGATGCACATCGGGTCATGGTGGATTCCTTTGAAGTGGAACCGGAGGAGGCATCCACCCGGAATCCCGATCTGGACGAGGAAACTTAG
- the rpsF gene encoding 30S ribosomal protein S6, with product MRYYEAIYIAHPNLEQEDLSKLIEETKGMLKKRGCELLHEEVLGKKRLAYPIQKQRFGTYVLLQFQGDGISNAGLNQDLELNDNILAHMIVRIDEDEIRETRVEESKEELVFVEGQELPAGMEEGEAEEEEPSQPRPEIAPADSTSNEETEFSEEKDLEPEIKE from the coding sequence GTGAGGTATTACGAAGCAATCTATATTGCCCACCCGAACCTTGAGCAGGAGGATTTATCCAAGCTCATTGAGGAGACGAAGGGTATGCTGAAAAAGCGGGGCTGTGAACTTCTGCACGAAGAAGTACTGGGTAAGAAACGCCTGGCCTACCCGATTCAGAAGCAACGGTTCGGGACTTACGTACTGCTCCAGTTTCAGGGTGATGGCATCAGTAATGCCGGCCTGAACCAGGATCTGGAGCTCAACGACAACATATTGGCTCACATGATCGTGCGGATCGATGAGGATGAGATCCGCGAGACGCGGGTGGAAGAATCTAAGGAGGAGCTCGTGTTTGTCGAGGGCCAGGAGCTGCCGGCCGGGATGGAAGAGGGCGAGGCTGAGGAGGAGGAACCCAGTCAGCCGCGACCGGAAATCGCCCCGGCTGATTCCACCTCGAATGAGGAAACCGAATTCTCAGAAGAGAAAGACCTGGAGCCAGAAATAAAAGAGTGA